GACATCGACTCCCGCCGCTTCCGCGTAGGAGCGGATGCGTTCTTTGGTCTCCGGGTCCGTGGCAAAGGTGATCATGCTGCGCTTTGCGGCCATACGGCCAACGTACAACAGCTTTGTACGTGACGGCATGCGAAGGGAGGGGCTGTGCGTGGGGTGGTCTGGGTATGTATGGCTCTCTCCAGGCGCCTTCCGGGTCTCGCGTGGGGCGTGTGCTCAGTAGATGAGGGAGACCGGTGTGGATTCAGCAGGACTTCGTCGTGCCGTCGCGGCAGGGCGGGTAACCGCTTCTGAGCTGGGCTTACGGGTGGACGACGCGATCGTCGTCCACAACTCGGATCGCGTGGCCCTGCGCCTGACCCCCTGCGAGGTGCTGGTGCGGGTCGCGCCCTTGGGGCATCTGGCCGACTCCGAGTTCGAGGTGGAGGTCGCGCGGCGTCTCGTCGACGTCGACGCGCCAGTGGCCGAGCTCGACCCTCGCGTCGAGCCCCGAGTCCAGGTGCGTGACGGCTTCGCCATCTCGCTCTGGACCTACTACGAACCGGTGGGATCGGAGATCGCTCCGGCCGACTACGCGGACGCGTTCACTCGGCACCACGCCGCCCTGCGCCGGATCGACCTGGCCGCCGCACCGCACTTCACCGACCGGGTCGCCGTGGCGTTGAGGGAAGTGGACGACCGGAGGCGTTCCCCTGAACTGCCATACGCTGACCGCGAATTCCTCAGCACCACACTGAAGGAACTGAGCGCCGCTGCCCACGTCGGCGGAGCCGGTGAGCAGTTGCTGCACGGCGAGCCGCATCCCGGGAACCTCCTGAACACGAGGAGGGGTCCGCTCTTCGTCGACCTCGGCACGTGTTGCCGGGGGCCGGTCGAGTTCGACCTCGCCCATGCGCCCGAGGAAGTGGGACGGCTCTATGCGGGTGCCGACGCCGCCCTCGTACACCGGTGTCGCGCCCTCAACTGGGCGCTGTTCTCGGCGTGGCGATGGCGCCGCGATGACCAGATGCCCGACCGGGAGCGCTGGAGAGCGGAAGGGCTCGAACGGGTTCGTACCGCGCTCGTTCAGTGCGGGCCGGGCTGATTGCTTCCGTACGTGGCCGCGTACGGGAGGAAGGCGGACCATGTCGCCGGGGCGACGGTGAGGATGGGGGCGGCGGGGGTTTTGGAGTCCCGGATGTGGAGGAGAGCGGTCTCGGATATGGCTATCTCCAGGCATTCACCGCCCTGGCTACCGCTGTAGCTGCTCTTGAACCACTTGAGGTCCGTGTTCATAGTGCGTCCGCCACTCGTTCGATCAACTTCGTCGACTCCTCGGGGCTGAGTGCCTGAGCTCGCAGAATGCCATACTGCGCGAAAAGGTCACCCAGGTTGGGTTGTTGGTCCACGAAGTAGCCCCCGCCCGGGCCCTCGACGTAGGCAAGTCGGTCGCGCTCGGCGGTCTCCGCCAGGATCATCGGGCCGTTCAAGCCGGCGTGCACTTTGCGGTTGTGCGGCATCACCTGGATTCCGACGTTGCGCCGTTGCCCCACTTCGAGCATGTGGCTCAGCTGCTCCTTGAGGGCCGTGGGGCCGCCCAGGGGCCGCGTCAACGTGTGCTCCTCCAGTACGAAGTCGACGAGCGGGGCGGGCTTGCGCTGCAGGACTTTCTGGCGTTCCAAGCGCGCCGACACCCGGGCCTCGACCTCGTCCTCATCCAGCGGCGGGCAGTGACAGTTGAAGATCGCTCGTGCGTACCCCTCCGCTTGGAGCAGTCCGGGAACCACATGATTCGCGTACATGCTGATGGCGGCGGCCTTCGCTTCCAGCTCGGCGTAGTCCTCGAACCATGCGGGGAAGTGGCTGGTCCGCAGCTGCTTGCCCGCCGTGAGAAGTGCACCTTGTGCACCCAGCGCCTCGTCCGCGATCTCGACCAGGCGCCCCTTGGGGGGCCGCTCGCCCCGCTCCACCATCGCTACCTGCGACTTGGAGTAGCCGACCTGCCCTCCCAACCCCTCCTGCGTCATCCCGGCCCGTTCGCGGAAGAACCGCAGCAACGAGCCGAACATCTCCAGGTTGCTGGAGCTCTGTTCACCGGCGTGCACAACGACCTCCCCGAGTGCACAGACGTGCACGGACCCTGCGTAACCCTGGTCACAGTATGTGAGCGGCCGTAAGCATTTGCTTCATGAACTCGGAAACCGCACCGAACAGGGTGCACTCGTGGATCCCGGCTGCCGGGCACGGCCTGCGCCACGCCGGAATCCACTTCGACGCCGTGCGCATCGCGGGCGTACTCGCAGAACAAGTGGCGTACGAACTCATCCAGTTCACGGACTTCCAGGCGGGCCCGATCGTCCGGGGGGCGACGGGATGCCGGTACATGTACTTCCTGTTGCCCCCGCAAAGTGCCACCGGCCATCGCTGGCCCGCCGACGTGCGGGCGCTGGGCCGCGACGCCCAGGGGTGGGCGTACGTGGGGGTGCCCGCGTTGGACGGGTTGACCTGGCCGTTGGACTGGCGGTCGGAGCCGACGCGCGAAGTGCCTTTCGTGGAGGCGGGGTTGCTGGCGGAGGTCGTGAGTCGCGTGATCAGTCGTGCACCGTGATCGCGACATCACACTCCGTGTGCATTCGCATGCGGAGCGGTCCCCGGAGGCGCTACCAACACCATCCGAGGACCTTCACCACTAGTGGATGGACGTCCACCAGAAATGCTCCGTCGTGCTATCGCGCCGGTTCGGCGCTACACGAAGGCCTCGTACGACGTCGTACGGCACTCGCGCCTCAACAGCGACGCGAAGATCCTGCTCCGCGGCGGCCGGCCTGCGACGCCTCACGTCGCGCGACGGAGAGGCGATCAAGGTGCTGATGGTGGGACGGACGCAGGTCTGACAGAGCGCCCCGGCTCAGTCCCGGGGGAACTCGTCCGTCTTCAGCGTGAGGTCGAGGAGCGTGTTCGTCATGTCGATGTCCGTTCCGTACCTGACCGAGAGTCTGCTCAGGTAGTCCCCGTCCCGGGGTTGGGTGAAGAGGTGGCACTTGCCCTGGTACGGGTCGACGATGAGGTAGACGGGAACCTCGGCGACGGCGTACGCGGTCCTCTTGGGCCGTAGTCGTTCTTCGTCCTGTGCGGGTCGATGACCTCCGCGACGAACTCGACGTCCTGGTGGAGCCAACGGCCCTCGGCGTCCGCCGTCGAACCGTCGCGCAGTTTCGCCACGGCCGGTGCGAAGCCGTTCAGGTCGCCGGGGAAGTCGATGCGGACGTCGGAGAGGACCTGGAAGTCGTTGTCGAACCTGGCCGCCAGGGTGTCGAGGATGGTGAGCGTGGTCTGCCAGTGAAGGTCGAGGTGCGGCGCGATGGAGAAGGCGCCCTCGACGATCTCGCCCTTGTACCCCTCGGGGACGGGCACCTTGTCGAACAGATCGTCCAGGATGCGGTCGTTGAGACTGCTCATCGTCGTGCTCCTCCGCCACCGGCACCCTCGGGCGGATGCCACCACGCACTCCAACGGCATCCACGGTGACCAGGAGACCCGCGGATTCGGTCAGGTGGTTCCGGCCAGGGTCGGGCTGTAAGGCGCGCCCATGCCCCAGCCCTGGTGCAGGGCCTGGGCGTAGGTCGCCGCCAGTTTGTGTTCGCCCGCTGCGTTGGGGTGCGTGCCGTCGTACGTGTCCGTGTGGATGTCGTATCCGTGGGGGAGCGAGGCCAGCAGGAGAGGGGAGCCGGGCTCGTTCAGGTTCGCGACCGTCTTGTCCAGCAGGTCGTTGAAGCGGGTGACCTCCTGGGCGAAGGCCGCGTCCGATTCCGCCCGAATGTTCGGGATCACGGGGAGCAGGGCCATGGCGATGTGGGGGTTCGCCGACCGCGCCTGCGCGACGAACGCGTGGACGTTCTCCGCCGTCTGGGTCACGTTCGTGTAGAAGCCGAGGTCTATCAGGCCCAGGGAGACCAGGAGCACGTCCGCCCGCGACGCCCGCACCGCGTCGGCGATCAGCGGGCTCAGGTGGTACCAGCCCTCGCCCCAGCCGGCGAGGTGGGCGCGGGGGAAGGCGGGGTCCGGGTCGGCGTACTCGTACGAGTCGGCCGCGCCCGTGGCCTTGTCGTACAACGTTTCCCGGGGGCCGACGATCTGGAACGGGGCCCCGTGCGTCGCGCGCAGGTGCTGCCACATGCGGTAGCGCCACGTGTGTTCGCCCGCGCTTCCGATCGTCATGGAATCGCCGACGGGCATGAACCTGAGCATCCGCTCATGATGGACGATCACCGGCGGAGGCGGGGCGGGCCGCGGTGTGAAGCTGGACACGCCCGCCGAACCGGCGGCGGGGTGGGAGGCTGGGGGCATGTGTCGCTCGTTCGTGCTCCTTGCCGGGGCCCTTCTCGCCGGGGTGCTCGCCGTGCCCGCCGCCCCCGCCGTTGCCGCCGCCGAGGGTGATGGCGACGGCTCGAAAGGGTTCACCATCGAGGACCCCCGCATCACCGAGTCCAGCGGACTCGTCGCCTCCCGGGCCCACCCCGGCGTCTACTGGACCCACAACGACAGCGACGACGGCGCCTTCCTCTACGCGGTCGACAGCAAGACCGGCAAGACCGTCGCGACCGTCACCATGACGGGCGTCGGAAGCCCCCGGGACGTCGAGGCCATCTCCATGGGGCCGAACGGTCATCTGTACGTCGGTGACATCGGCGACAACCTCGGCGGTACGTGGGACCACGTGTGGATCTACGAACTGCCCGAGCCGAAAAAGCTCAAGGACCAGACCGTCCGCGCCACGCAGTACGACGTGAAGTACGCGGACGGGGCCCGGGACGCCGAGGCGCTGATGGTGCATCCGAAGACCGGGCGGGTCTACATCGTTTCGAAGAACGAGGACGGTGGCGGCCTCTACGAAGGGCCCGCCCAGCTCTCCGCGTCCGGCACCAACACCTTCAAGCGCACCGCCGACATCGGCCTCTGGGTCACCGACGGCGCCTTCTCGCCCGACGGCGAACAGCTCGCCGTACGCGGCTACTTCGGCGGTATCGCGTACCGGTGGAACAACGGGAAACCCAAGCGCCAGGCGCAGTTGAAGGTGCCGTTGCAACGGCAGGGCGAGTCGGTGACGTACACCCCCGACGGATCCACGCTGCTGTACGGGAGCGAGGGGAGCGGGAGTTCCGTCGAGGCGGGGAGCGTGACGGGCGGCGGCGACGGCCAGTCGTCGGGTGGCGGCGGTTCGGCCGCCGGGGACGACGGAGACGACGGGTCGGGCAATGACTACAAGATGGGCGCGGTCGCTCTGGCCGTCGCCCTCGCCGTCGTCTACGGCCTCAAGCGGCTGTTCCGGCGTGGCGGCGACCGGCCGTAGCCCCCGGCCCCCGGCCGCCGGTCGGCGGCTGTTCCGGGGGACCGGGCGCCTTCCCCGCGCCCGGCCGCCGGTCCGGCCGGGCCAGGGTCTGCCGGGCCGGCGCTCATGCCGAGCGGAGTGCGCCCGTGGGTGACATGCGGGCCGCCCGCAGCGCGGGATACAGGCCGGCCGCCGTGCCGACGAGTACGGCCACCGACGGCCCCGCCACGACCCACGCCAGGGGGACGGCGGCGGGCCAGTCCTGTACGGCCGCGTACCCGTACACCACCACGACTCCCATGGCGGCGCCGGCCAGGCCGCCGAAGAGGCCGAGCAGTACCGCCTCGATCAGGAACTGCAGGGTGATCTGCCCGCGGCGCGCCCCCAGAGCGCGGCGGAGTCCCACTTCCCCGCGCCGCTCCATGACGCCGACGACCATGGTGTTCGCGATCCCGACTCCGCCGACCAGCAGGGCCACGCCCGCGAGGGTGAGTACGAGGCCGGTGAGGGCGGTGTTCGTTTCGGTACGCGCCTTGAGCAGGTCGGACGGGCGGGAGACGGCGACCGTGGACGACTGGGCCGGGTTGGCCGTGGCCGCGGCGACCTCCTGCACCTCGCGCACCCGCTCCGGATGGGTGCGCAGGTAGACGGTCGACGGTGTGCGGGCGCCGTCCAGAGCGCGGACCGCCTGTGGGGCGCCCACGAGTACCGAGTCGTCGATCTCGGGCACGAGTTCGTTCGGTGCCAGGACGCCGATGACTCCGTACCAAGCTCCGGGCAGGTCCTCGCCCGCGAGCCAGACCTTGGTCCCCGGGCGGGTCATACCCAACCGGTCGGCTGCGGTGGCGCCCAGCACCACGACCGGGAGCCGTTCGGTGCCCCGGTCGAGCCAGCGTCCGGCGGCCAGTTGCCCGCGCAGGGTCCTGAGCAGGTCGAGGCGGGCCGACAGTACGCGCAGGCTGTTGGTCTGGTTCGAGGGGACGAGGTCGGTGCGGTAGATGTTCGCCCCGGTGTCCGCGGTGGCGCTGACCTGCTCGACGGGGGCGATGTTGCCGAGCATCGTGACCGCTTCCCTGGGCAACGGCACCTTCGTACCGTCGTAGCTCTCGCCGGGTGACACGGTGATCAGGTTGCTGCCGAGGCGGTCGAGGCGGTCGAGGAGGTGGGCCTGGCTGGATGCCGAGATCCCGGTGATGGCGACGACCGCCGCGATGCCCAGGGAGATGCCGAGGGCGGACAGCGCCGAGCGCAGGCGGCGGGTACGGGGGCCGACCAGCCCGATCCTGAGCAGGTCGGTCGGGCGCAGGCGGGCCGGCCGCGGCAGGTGGCCGGTCATGCCGTTCCTTCCCGCGCGGGGCGACGCCAAGCACTCTGTCCGGGCGAGGGCGAGGGCGAGGGCGAGGGGCCGAGGCCGTAGTCGTGCCCGTGGTCGTGCTCGTACGTCTGCTCGCGCCCGTGTGCGCCGTTGTCCGCGGTGTCGAACTCGACGCGCCCGTCCTGCAGTCCTATGCGCCGCGGGAAGGACGCGGCCAGGTCCCGGTCGTGGGTGATGACGACGACGGTCGTGCCCTGTGCGTTCAGTTGCAGCAGCAGTTCGACGACACCCCGCCCGGAAGCGGTGTCCAGGGCGCCGGTCGGCTCGTCGGCGAGGAGGAGTCCGGGTCTGCCGACCAACGCCCGTGCGATGGCGACGCGTTGTTTCTCGCCGCCGGAGAGCTGGTCGGGCCGATGACCGAGCCGGTGTGCCAGGCCCACCTCGCGCAGGGCGCGTACCGCGCGTTCGTGTCTGCGTCCGACGGTCTCCCCGGTGTAGAGGAGGCCGGTGGCGACGTTCTCCAGGGTCGTCAGGCCCGGCAGCAGGAAGAACTGCTGGAAGACGAACCCGATGCTACGGGCGCGCAGTGCCGCGATCTGCCGGTCGCTCAGCGCCGTCAGGTCGTGGCCCTCCAGCTGGATCCGTCCCGATGTGGGCCGGTCGAGCGTTCCGATCAAGGACAGCAGGGTGCTCTTGCCCGAGCCGGAGGGGCCGACCACCGCGACGAGTTCTCCCTGGGCCACGGTCAGGTCGATGTCGTGCAGGATGCGCAGGGGCGGGTCGCCGTCGTACTCCTTGACGACCTTGTCCAGCAGCAGGACCGGTGGCGGACGCCGACCGTACTCGCTCATGCGGGACTCGCTCGTGCGGGACTCGCTCATGCGGGGACCACCACCTTGTCGCCCTCTTTGAGACGGCCTTCGACCTCGGCCTGGTTGGCGACGATCAAGCCCACCTGCACGGGGACGAGTACCGGCTCGGCAGGTCCTGGCCTGACGACCTCGACGCCGTAGCCGCCCCCCGTCATGGCGAGCAGCGCGGTCACCGGCACGACGAGTACGTCGTCCGCCTTCTTCTCCGGAACGGTGACGGCGGCGCCGACCCGGCCGCCGCGCAGCGCGGCAGCGGCCTTCTTCTGGTCCGACAGCCGGATCGACACGGTGGGCTTGGTCTCGCCGTCCGATCCGCCGGGATCGCCCTCTCCGCCCTGCCCGGTGTCCCGCGTGATGGAGGTGATCTTCCCCTGGACGCTGCCTCCGGCGTCCAGTTGAACCGTCACCTTGCCGCCCGGGGGCAGTTGCGGAAGCTCATCCTCCGTGGGCTTGACGGTGGCGTACACGTCCGTGGTCGTCACCTTCAGCACCGTGCCGCCGGCACCGGCGGTCGCGCCGGGCTTGGCGACCACCTCCTCGACCCGTACGTCCCCGTACGGCAGGACCGCGACCTGGCCCAGTTCCACCGTGCCCGTCGTCCGTACGCCGAGGGCCTTCTGCCACCGTTCGACGGCCGCGGCGGTGGCGTCGGTGAACTCCTCGTCGACGGTCAGGCCGGCCGCGTTCGCGTATCCGAGATCGGTGAGGTTGCGCTCCAGGTCCTTGACGTCCGGGCCGTCGCTCATGCCCTTCTTCAGTACGCGCCAGAAGGGGCGGGAGCCACGGAACAGTACGACCGGTCGCGCGTCGATCTCGTACAGCGTCCTGCCGAGCCGGACCTGCTCACCGGTCTTCGGCAGTCTGGTGAAGGTGCCCTGCCCCTGGGCGGTGATCTCGTCGGGCGGCGCGTGCCCGAGCTCGCCGTCCAGCCGCAGCCCGGAGGCCAGCGAGGTGCGTTGCACGGGTGCCGTCGAGTGGGACGGGCGCTCGGTGGCGGCGTCCTTCGTGTCACGCGGCCAGGGACGGACGAGCAGTGCGGCGCCGGCCACCGCGACGACCACGGCGACGACCCCGACGGTGACGGCCCGCCGACGCGTGCGCGACGCGCCGCGGCGGCGTCCTGGCCCGGCGTACACCGCTTCGCGTTCCTGCTCCGCCCGTTCCCGTTCCTCCGCCGTCCGTTCCCGGGCCGGCTCCTGTCGTGCCCGGTCGTCCCCGTCCGTTCCCTCCCTGCGCAGCGTCACTGAGCCTGCTCCGAGAGGAAGGTGGTACCCGGGAACTTGTCACCGCAGACGCTCATGGCCCTGGTCCACTTCTCGCCGACCGCGTCCTTCGGAACGGAGAGCGCCTTCTTCTTCGGGTCCGGGTCCGCCATGTTCGGGATGCCGTTCTCGCGGAGACACTGGGCCATGCCACGGGCCTGCTTCAGGCTCTCCGTGTCCCCCTTCTCCTTGAGCTGCGCCATGCCGGGGACCTGTTTGTCGCACTTCTCGACGGCCGCGGGCAGGTCGTCACCGGCTTCCCGACCCTGACTCCCACTTTCCGGGCTCATGGCGGAGGTGCTGACGCGGCCGAACTCGTCGACCGACACCTCGTGTCCCATCTCCCGCATGCACTTCGTGTACGCCGCGGCGATGTCCTTCTGGTCCTGGGCATCGCTCTGTCCGTCCTGCTTGCCCTGCTTGTCCTTGTCGCCGCCCGCCACGTTGGGCGCCTTCTCCTCGGACTCCGACGTGCAAGCGGTCACGGACACGGCCGCCGCCAGCGTGAGCGTCGTCACCGCTGCCCAGGACATCAGCCTTCGTCGCATGTTCTTCCTCCTGCCGGACCTGCCTCCGGCGGCACCGGTCGGCGCCGCCGGAGGCAGGTCTACGGGGGTGCCGGTTAGTCGTCGGTGACGTGTGGCTAACCGCCGCTTAACCCCCGGCCCGGCAGAGTCTCGGCGAACGGACGAGACGGGAGCTGCGATGCGCGTGCTGGTGGTCGAGGACGAGGAGGACCTGGCCGAAATGATCGCCGACGGGCTGCGCTCCTCGGGCATCGTCGCGGATGTCGCCGTCGACGGCGGCCGGGCGATGGAGATGGCCGCGGCGGCCGAGTACGACGTGCTGGTCCTGGACCGTGATCTGCCGGTCGTGCACGGCGACGCCGTGTGCCGCATGCTGCACACGGCGGGATATCCGGCCCGGATTCTCATGCTGACGGCGGCCGGATCGCTGGCCGACCTCGTCGACGGCCTGGGCAAGGGCGCCGACGACTACCTCGCGAAGCCCTTCTCCTATGTCGAACTGGTCGCGCGTCTGCAGGCACTCGCCCGGCGCGGGCCCAGTGGCACACCGACCGTGCTCGAACGGCACGGCCTGCGCCTCGACACCGTCCGGCGGTTCGCCGAGCGGGACGGGCGCCTGCTGCGGCTCACCCCCAAGGAACTCGGAGTCCTGGGGGCGCTGATGTCCGCGGACGGCGCCCCGCTGCGCCCGGCCGACCTGCTCGACAGGGTGTGGGACTGTGCCACCGACCCCGAAAGCACCACCGTCAAGGTCACGGTCCACCAGCTGCGCCGCAAGCTCGGCCCGCCGCCGCTGATCGAGACCGTGCCCGGATTCGGATACAGACTGTGAGCCCTGTGAGCCCTGTGAGCCCTGTGAGCCCTGTGCGCTGGTCATTCGGTCAACTGACCATCCGGACCCGCCTGGCGCTGCTCAACGCGACCGTGTTCGTCGTCGGCTGCGCGGCTCTCCTCGCCCTGGTCTGGGTGAGCGCCCGGGAGATCATCGGGCGCCATGGCCCGACCGTCATGTCTGTGGCGGCGAGGTCCGCCGACAGCGCACAGGCCGAGTCGGCCGTCACGGACGCTCCCACCGGGCCGGCTGTCACTGCGCGGCCGAGCAGCGCGGCCCGCTTCGCGATATTCGAGCAGGACGTACTGGAGGAGCTTCTGGCACGGTGTCTGCTCCTCTTCGTCGTGATCGCTTGCCTCTCGGTCGTGGCGAGTTGGTGGGTGGCGAAGCGCGGTCTGTCCCGGATCGGCCTGGTGACCGCGGCCGCCCGGGACATCGGGGACCGCAACCTGCACGCGAGGCTCGCCCTGGAGGGGCCGGCCGACGAGGCGAAGGAACTGGCGGACACGTTCGACGCCATGCTCGACCGCCTGGAGCGCAGCTTCGCCGAGCAACGGCGTTTCACCGGGCACGCCTCCCACGAACTGCGCACCCCGCTCACCGTGCAGCGAACGGCACTTGAGATCCCTCTCTCCCAGGGGCGGATACCGGACGATCTGCTGCCCAACGTCCGCCGCGCGCTGAACGCCAACCACCGGAGCGAGCGGCTGATCGCCGCACTGCTGGCCCTGGCGAAGGGGGAGAGCGGCGTACTCCTGCCGGCCGCCGTGGACCTGGCCGAGGAGGCCCGGACCGCGATCGCCGAGGTGCTCGACGAGGCGCGGGAGACCGAGGTGACCGTGGACACCCGACTGCGTCCCGCGCCCGTGTGGGGCGACCCCTCTCTTCTCGGCCAGCTCGTGGGAAACCTGGTGACCAATGCCGTACGCCACAACGAGCGCGACGGGTCGGTCCACATCGCCACCGGACCGACCGGCGTGGGCGGCGCCTTCGTCGAGGTGACCAACACCGGTGCACGCGTCGACGCGGCCGAGCTTCCGACGCTGTACGAGCCCTTCCGGCGGGGCAGCGGACGCCGGAAGGGCGCAGGTCTGGGGTTGTCCGTGGTCCGCGCGGTCACCACCACCCACCACGGAACGCTGACCACCGGGGCCAATCCGGCCGGTGGCCTGACGGTGCGGGTGGAGCTGCCGGTGGAGCGAGCGCGGGGCCGTGAGCACGGCGCCGGTGAAGGTTGAACGGTCGGCTCCTGTGAGCGGTCGACTCCCGCGCGACCCCTTGACGTGTCCACGCTTAATGCCTTCCATGGGGATGCGCGGTGTGGTGGGAGCGCTCCCATCCGTTCCGGGCCCGCGCCTTTCGAGAGGAAGCAGCGACATGTTCCGCAGCTTGCGAAGAGCGCTGGGTGCTGCTGCTGCCGCCGCGGCGCTCCTGTTGCCGCTGGCCGGTGTCCAGGCCGCCCACGCGGACCCGGCGGCCACCGCGGAAGCCACTTCGGCGGCAGCCGCCCCCGGAGCCGGTTACTGGCACACCAGCGGTCGGCAGATCCTGGACGCCGCAGGACAGCCGGTACGGATCGCCGGCATCAACTGGTTCGGGTTCGAGACGTCGAACAACGCTGTCCACGGACTCTGGGCGCGTGACTACAAGAGCATGATCGACCAGATGAAGTCGCTCGGTTACAACGCCATCCGGCTGCCGTACAGCGACGACATCCTCAAGAGCGGTGCCGTGGCCAACAGCATCGACTTCTC
This sequence is a window from Streptomyces ortus. Protein-coding genes within it:
- a CDS encoding phosphotransferase, whose protein sequence is MRETGVDSAGLRRAVAAGRVTASELGLRVDDAIVVHNSDRVALRLTPCEVLVRVAPLGHLADSEFEVEVARRLVDVDAPVAELDPRVEPRVQVRDGFAISLWTYYEPVGSEIAPADYADAFTRHHAALRRIDLAAAPHFTDRVAVALREVDDRRRSPELPYADREFLSTTLKELSAAAHVGGAGEQLLHGEPHPGNLLNTRRGPLFVDLGTCCRGPVEFDLAHAPEEVGRLYAGADAALVHRCRALNWALFSAWRWRRDDQMPDRERWRAEGLERVRTALVQCGPG
- a CDS encoding DUF397 domain-containing protein — protein: MNTDLKWFKSSYSGSQGGECLEIAISETALLHIRDSKTPAAPILTVAPATWSAFLPYAATYGSNQPGPH
- a CDS encoding helix-turn-helix domain-containing protein — translated: MHAGEQSSSNLEMFGSLLRFFRERAGMTQEGLGGQVGYSKSQVAMVERGERPPKGRLVEIADEALGAQGALLTAGKQLRTSHFPAWFEDYAELEAKAAAISMYANHVVPGLLQAEGYARAIFNCHCPPLDEDEVEARVSARLERQKVLQRKPAPLVDFVLEEHTLTRPLGGPTALKEQLSHMLEVGQRRNVGIQVMPHNRKVHAGLNGPMILAETAERDRLAYVEGPGGGYFVDQQPNLGDLFAQYGILRAQALSPEESTKLIERVADAL
- a CDS encoding GDSL-type esterase/lipase family protein, whose translation is MLRFMPVGDSMTIGSAGEHTWRYRMWQHLRATHGAPFQIVGPRETLYDKATGAADSYEYADPDPAFPRAHLAGWGEGWYHLSPLIADAVRASRADVLLVSLGLIDLGFYTNVTQTAENVHAFVAQARSANPHIAMALLPVIPNIRAESDAAFAQEVTRFNDLLDKTVANLNEPGSPLLLASLPHGYDIHTDTYDGTHPNAAGEHKLAATYAQALHQGWGMGAPYSPTLAGTT
- a CDS encoding WD40 repeat domain-containing protein, coding for MCRSFVLLAGALLAGVLAVPAAPAVAAAEGDGDGSKGFTIEDPRITESSGLVASRAHPGVYWTHNDSDDGAFLYAVDSKTGKTVATVTMTGVGSPRDVEAISMGPNGHLYVGDIGDNLGGTWDHVWIYELPEPKKLKDQTVRATQYDVKYADGARDAEALMVHPKTGRVYIVSKNEDGGGLYEGPAQLSASGTNTFKRTADIGLWVTDGAFSPDGEQLAVRGYFGGIAYRWNNGKPKRQAQLKVPLQRQGESVTYTPDGSTLLYGSEGSGSSVEAGSVTGGGDGQSSGGGGSAAGDDGDDGSGNDYKMGAVALAVALAVVYGLKRLFRRGGDRP
- a CDS encoding ABC transporter permease, whose protein sequence is MTGHLPRPARLRPTDLLRIGLVGPRTRRLRSALSALGISLGIAAVVAITGISASSQAHLLDRLDRLGSNLITVSPGESYDGTKVPLPREAVTMLGNIAPVEQVSATADTGANIYRTDLVPSNQTNSLRVLSARLDLLRTLRGQLAAGRWLDRGTERLPVVVLGATAADRLGMTRPGTKVWLAGEDLPGAWYGVIGVLAPNELVPEIDDSVLVGAPQAVRALDGARTPSTVYLRTHPERVREVQEVAAATANPAQSSTVAVSRPSDLLKARTETNTALTGLVLTLAGVALLVGGVGIANTMVVGVMERRGEVGLRRALGARRGQITLQFLIEAVLLGLFGGLAGAAMGVVVVYGYAAVQDWPAAVPLAWVVAGPSVAVLVGTAAGLYPALRAARMSPTGALRSA
- a CDS encoding ABC transporter ATP-binding protein; the protein is MSESRTSESRMSEYGRRPPPVLLLDKVVKEYDGDPPLRILHDIDLTVAQGELVAVVGPSGSGKSTLLSLIGTLDRPTSGRIQLEGHDLTALSDRQIAALRARSIGFVFQQFFLLPGLTTLENVATGLLYTGETVGRRHERAVRALREVGLAHRLGHRPDQLSGGEKQRVAIARALVGRPGLLLADEPTGALDTASGRGVVELLLQLNAQGTTVVVITHDRDLAASFPRRIGLQDGRVEFDTADNGAHGREQTYEHDHGHDYGLGPSPSPSPSPGQSAWRRPAREGTA
- a CDS encoding peptidoglycan-binding protein, whose translation is MTLRREGTDGDDRARQEPARERTAEERERAEQEREAVYAGPGRRRGASRTRRRAVTVGVVAVVVAVAGAALLVRPWPRDTKDAATERPSHSTAPVQRTSLASGLRLDGELGHAPPDEITAQGQGTFTRLPKTGEQVRLGRTLYEIDARPVVLFRGSRPFWRVLKKGMSDGPDVKDLERNLTDLGYANAAGLTVDEEFTDATAAAVERWQKALGVRTTGTVELGQVAVLPYGDVRVEEVVAKPGATAGAGGTVLKVTTTDVYATVKPTEDELPQLPPGGKVTVQLDAGGSVQGKITSITRDTGQGGEGDPGGSDGETKPTVSIRLSDQKKAAAALRGGRVGAAVTVPEKKADDVLVVPVTALLAMTGGGYGVEVVRPGPAEPVLVPVQVGLIVANQAEVEGRLKEGDKVVVPA
- a CDS encoding response regulator transcription factor; protein product: MRVLVVEDEEDLAEMIADGLRSSGIVADVAVDGGRAMEMAAAAEYDVLVLDRDLPVVHGDAVCRMLHTAGYPARILMLTAAGSLADLVDGLGKGADDYLAKPFSYVELVARLQALARRGPSGTPTVLERHGLRLDTVRRFAERDGRLLRLTPKELGVLGALMSADGAPLRPADLLDRVWDCATDPESTTVKVTVHQLRRKLGPPPLIETVPGFGYRL
- a CDS encoding sensor histidine kinase: MRWSFGQLTIRTRLALLNATVFVVGCAALLALVWVSAREIIGRHGPTVMSVAARSADSAQAESAVTDAPTGPAVTARPSSAARFAIFEQDVLEELLARCLLLFVVIACLSVVASWWVAKRGLSRIGLVTAAARDIGDRNLHARLALEGPADEAKELADTFDAMLDRLERSFAEQRRFTGHASHELRTPLTVQRTALEIPLSQGRIPDDLLPNVRRALNANHRSERLIAALLALAKGESGVLLPAAVDLAEEARTAIAEVLDEARETEVTVDTRLRPAPVWGDPSLLGQLVGNLVTNAVRHNERDGSVHIATGPTGVGGAFVEVTNTGARVDAAELPTLYEPFRRGSGRRKGAGLGLSVVRAVTTTHHGTLTTGANPAGGLTVRVELPVERARGREHGAGEG